DNA from Atribacterota bacterium:
TTAACTGCTTTTTTTATATCTTCATCCGTATTAAAGATACTCATACTGAAACGGACTGTTCCAGTGGGAAAAGTTCCTATGGTCTTATGGGAAGCAGGGGAGCAATGCAAGCCAACCCGGCACATAAGATCATGGTCTTCATCAAGTTTTAAACCGATATCAGAGGGAGATTGATTCTGAATATTAAAAGAAACCACAGCTACCCGGTTTTCAATACTGTTTTTACCGTATACGGTAATCTCAGGTATTTCCTTTAAACCTGAAATTAATTTATTAGTTAAGAACATCTCCTGCTGGTGTATCTGCGTGATTCCTCTTTTAAGAATGTAACGGATTCCTGCATTCAGTCCAGCTATTCCGGCTATATTTGGTGTCCCGCTTTCATACCGATCAGGCAGGAAATCAGGATGGATTTCCGATTCTGACCGGCTGCCAGTCCCTCCGGTCTTGAGAGGAATAATCCTGTGAATATCAACTCTTTCTCCTATGACCAGTCCCCCGGTGCCTGTCGGTCCAAAGAGGCCTTTATGACCTGTAAATGCCAGCAGGTCAATATGTTCCTTTTCCATGTCTAATGGGTAGGCGCCTGCAGTCTGAGCAGCATCAACCAGAAAAAGGATGTTTCTTTTTCTGGCTATTTCACCGATAGAACGAATAGGCAGCAAGGTACCGGTTAC
Protein-coding regions in this window:
- a CDS encoding aminotransferase class V-fold PLP-dependent enzyme; the protein is MIYFDNAATSYPKPKEVLEAIIDFTENIGASPGRSGHRLSIEAGRILYQCRENLAELFNASDPLRIIFTLNITEAINLVLKGLMRAGDHALTSSVEHNSVMRPLRELGKNGVQVQVIPCSTDGMLEPKNIEKAIKDNTTLILLNHASNVTGTLLPIRSIGEIARKRNILFLVDAAQTAGAYPLDMEKEHIDLLAFTGHKGLFGPTGTGGLVIGERVDIHRIIPLKTGGTGSRSESEIHPDFLPDRYESGTPNIAGIAGLNAGIRYILKRGITQIHQQEMFLTNKLISGLKEIPEITVYGKNSIENRVAVVSFNIQNQSPSDIGLKLDEDHDLMCRVGLHCSPASHKTIGTFPTGTVRFSMSIFNTDEDIKKAVKAVSIIAKENKQKG